In Calothrix sp. PCC 7507, one DNA window encodes the following:
- a CDS encoding DUF6734 family protein — protein sequence MKAVWSFWTKPLQANRQSIWVSEKHHMLAWVLSVETAKKHYPQTALFTDRQGAQMLVEELGLEFDQVSLELETLNNSDPEWWALGKVYTYRAQTEPFIHIDSDVFLWKPLPPRMESAPLLAQNPEYFVAGNSYYHPEGLEAAINTVNGWLPDVWQWQRSHNNFQQAVCCGIFGGNAVEFIRYYADLAIQLVEHPSNQLAWNLLTPNTERNILFEQYLLGCCIEYHRHRPDSPYKNIDIQYLFASLDDAFIPENAAHAGFTHLIADAKRNQAIAQSLENRVRRDYPQYYERLDMPSTSTVRRK from the coding sequence ATGAAAGCGGTCTGGTCTTTTTGGACAAAACCCTTACAAGCGAATCGACAATCGATTTGGGTGAGTGAGAAACATCACATGCTGGCGTGGGTTTTATCAGTAGAAACTGCTAAAAAACATTATCCCCAAACGGCTTTGTTTACCGATCGCCAAGGTGCCCAGATGCTTGTGGAGGAATTGGGACTGGAATTCGACCAAGTTTCTCTAGAACTAGAGACTCTCAACAACTCTGACCCCGAATGGTGGGCGTTGGGTAAAGTTTACACCTACCGCGCCCAGACAGAACCATTCATTCATATAGACAGCGATGTTTTTCTCTGGAAACCTTTACCCCCCCGGATGGAATCAGCACCTCTACTGGCGCAAAATCCAGAATATTTTGTGGCGGGTAATTCCTATTACCATCCAGAAGGGTTGGAAGCAGCTATTAATACTGTAAATGGCTGGCTACCAGATGTCTGGCAATGGCAGCGATCGCACAATAATTTTCAGCAAGCTGTCTGCTGCGGTATCTTCGGCGGTAATGCGGTCGAGTTTATTCGCTACTATGCTGACTTAGCGATTCAGTTAGTTGAACATCCATCTAACCAATTAGCCTGGAATCTACTGACTCCCAACACCGAACGAAATATTCTATTTGAACAATATCTTCTGGGGTGTTGTATTGAATATCACCGTCATCGTCCAGATTCGCCCTACAAAAACATTGATATCCAATATTTGTTTGCATCTCTTGATGATGCTTTCATCCCCGAAAACGCTGCACACGCCGGATTTACCCATCTCATCGCCGACGCTAAACGCAATCAGGCGATCGCTCAATCTCTCGAAAATCGCGTGAGACGAGATTATCCACAATATTATGAGCGACTAGATATGCCGTCTACTAGTACAGTGCGGCGGAAATAA